The genome window TACAGGCCAGAATGGCAATAAACACCCAAGAAAAGAAAAGTAGAAGAAATAAAAGAGAGATAAAGGCACGGCGGTTGCGGATTGCACACAACCACCATCAGAGTTTGATGCGTTATTCATTCACAGAAGCAGGCACTACAGGTACAGTAGAATTAACATCTGCGTTTTGACCACGATGACGTAATATGTGATCCATCAGCACTATAGCAAGCATCGCTTCAGCGATCGGTGTCGCACGCACACCAACACAAGGATCATGCCTGCCTGTTGTTACTACTTCTACAGGATTACCATCTTTGTCGATACTCTTTCCTGGCAACAAAATACTAGAGGTTGGCTTCATTGCGATGTGCGCAACAATATCTTGCCCAGTACTGATCCCACCAGAAATACCACCCGAATGATTAGACAAGAAACCATCAGGAGTTAGCTCATCTCTATGTTCTGAACCTTTTTGCTCAATACAATCAAAGCCATCACCAATTTCAACACCTTTCACAGCGTTAATACTCATTAGTGCATGAGCAAGATCTGCATCTAAGCGATCAAAAACAGGCTCACCTAAGCCAGGCATCAACCCACTGGCCACTACAGTAATCTTAGCGCCAATAGAATCTCCCGACTTACGAAGCGCATTCATATACTCTTCAAGCTCAGGAATTTTGTCAGGGTCCGGACAGAAGAATGGGTTCTGATGCACCTGGTCCCAGTCCAGTTTTTCCGCCTTGATTGGCCCAAGTTGCGACATATAGCCACGGATCTCAATACCATAACGCTGTTTTAGATATTTCTTAGCAACAGCACCAGCCGCTACACGCATTGCTGTTTCGCGAGCAGATGATCGACCACCACCACGATAATCACGAATACCGTATTTCTGTTCATAGCCATAATCAGCATGGTTAGGACGGAAGGTATCTTTAATTTTTGAATAGTCTTTGGAGCGTTGATCGGTATTATGAATGACCATACCAATCGTGGTGCCAGTAGTTTTACCCTCAAACACACCAGATAGAATTTCAACTTGATCCGGCTCTCGACGCTGAGTTGTAAACTTGGACGTACCCGGCTTTCTGCGATCTAAATCCTGTTGAATCTCTTCTTCAGAAATCTCAACGCCTGGAGGGCAACCATCAATGATGCATCCTAACGCTTTACCGTGACTTTCACCAAAGGTGGTTACAGTAAACAATTTTCCAAAACTATTACCAGACATTAAGCCCTCACAATTACATCTGAATGCCGAAAAGGTCGAATATTATACGCAAAATATGCTCAATAGACTAAAGTTCTTTACTAACAGAACCTTAGCATTACTTCTGAATCTCATCCTGATTATTAACAAGCTCTTCATAGGTCATGACTAATACACCGTCACCGCCATTTTCAAGCTCTATCCAATTAAAATCGATTCCAGGAAACGCTTGTTCAAGATTATGTTGCGAGTAACCAACTTCCATAATAAACAAGCCACCCTCATTCAGGTACTTCAACGCCTCTTTTAAAATCTCGCCAGGCGCATCCATTCCATCATCACCAGAAATCAGGGCAATAGCTGGCTCATGCACAAATTCTGAAGGCATTGCATCGAAGTCTTCTCTGTCTACATACGGAGGATTAGCAATGATCAAATCATATTTAACCCCTTCCGGTATTCCCTTAAAGATATCCGATTCAATAGGAAATACTCGATCCATCAACTGATGATCTTCAATGTTTTGCTGAGCAACAGACAAAGCATCATTCGAAATATCGACCAAATCTACTTCTGCATCCGGGAACTCATAAGCAGCCGCAATACCAATACAACCACTGCCGGTACACATATCCAGAATTTTGGTCGGCTCGTAACTTAACCAAGGTTCAAAATGTTTCTTAATGAGTTCTGCAATTGGGGAACGAGGAACCAATACGCGCTCATCCACATAGAACGGCAAATCACAAAACCAAGCCTGATTAAAAATATAAGGAAGTGGTGTTCTGTCCTGAAGACGTGCTCTAAGGTTATAAATGATTTTTTGACGCTCAGTAGTGGTTAAATTTGCATCGGCGAAATTTTCATAACTGTGCCAGGGTAAAGAAAGAGAGTTTAATACCAACTGAATACTTTCATCCCACGCATTATCAGTACCATGACCAAAATACACATCACTTTCATTCATTCGACTAAAGCACCAGCGGCACATATCCTTGATGCTTCTTAATTCAGTTATTGCTCTATGCGTATCCCAGTCATTGATATTTGTCATAATGAGTTATTTACCTGATAAAAATCATTAGGTTTAGTTGAATTCAAACACTCCGCATTATACGGACGATTCATAAGCGGAGCCAATAAACAGGCTCATCGATCGGAAAAAACTAAAAAATTAGGGTATATTTGGAATAGCCTTTTCGGCAAGCTCTCGACCGATTTGAATCAGCTCTTCCGCCCGTTGAAAATCAAGCGTCCCACAGGCATTGGAAGGTACCTGGATCATAATATCTGGCGCATATCCTGCTACCTTATATTTACTTAATGAACTCTGCATAGTATCGATGGCCTGATGAATGACGTCGATTTTCCCCATTTTCATCATAGGCAGCGGCGAACCGTCATCTACAGCGGCTTGGAACCTTCTAAACCAACGTGAAGTCCGCTCTTTTATGTGTTGCCACCAAAGCAAAGTTTCCTCGGATTCGTGTTCATTCACCATTAATTCAATATCTTGATTTAACAGTTCTCCAAAAGTATCCAAAGAAAGTGAGCTTGAATGATCAAGATCCAATTCCAAATACTCTGATATCAAATCCCGGCCGGTTGTGGTTTCCATAAGACTTTCAGCTTCGGCCAGTTCTTGATCATCAAGAGGCACAACATCATCTGCATCCATAGAGGCGGTTGCACACGCCTCACGCCCAGCCAGATCCACTGCTATGGTCAAATCGGTATGAGCAGAGACTGTGGGAATAATAGGAATAGGATTCAGAACACCACCATCAACCAGCAGCATTCCTTTTAATGACACAGGAGTAAATAAACTTGGAATTGAGACGGAGGCCCGCATCGCTCGAACCAAATTACCACGCTGAAACCAGATCTCTTTCTTACTGATCAGATCCGTTGCC of Litoribrevibacter albus contains these proteins:
- a CDS encoding patatin-like phospholipase family protein, whose translation is MTKTVSLVLGSGGARGYAHIGVIEVLEERGFDIKAISGSSMGALVGGVYAAGKLPEFKQWVSEFSYLGFLKLLDFSLREPGAIRGDRLFKVIHEMIGDIKIQDLPIEYTAVATDLISKKEIWFQRGNLVRAMRASVSIPSLFTPVSLKGMLLVDGGVLNPIPIIPTVSAHTDLTIAVDLAGREACATASMDADDVVPLDDQELAEAESLMETTTGRDLISEYLELDLDHSSSLSLDTFGELLNQDIELMVNEHESEETLLWWQHIKERTSRWFRRFQAAVDDGSPLPMMKMGKIDVIHQAIDTMQSSLSKYKVAGYAPDIMIQVPSNACGTLDFQRAEELIQIGRELAEKAIPNIP
- the prmB gene encoding 50S ribosomal protein L3 N(5)-glutamine methyltransferase, with protein sequence MTNINDWDTHRAITELRSIKDMCRWCFSRMNESDVYFGHGTDNAWDESIQLVLNSLSLPWHSYENFADANLTTTERQKIIYNLRARLQDRTPLPYIFNQAWFCDLPFYVDERVLVPRSPIAELIKKHFEPWLSYEPTKILDMCTGSGCIGIAAAYEFPDAEVDLVDISNDALSVAQQNIEDHQLMDRVFPIESDIFKGIPEGVKYDLIIANPPYVDREDFDAMPSEFVHEPAIALISGDDGMDAPGEILKEALKYLNEGGLFIMEVGYSQHNLEQAFPGIDFNWIELENGGDGVLVMTYEELVNNQDEIQK
- the aroC gene encoding chorismate synthase, with protein sequence MSGNSFGKLFTVTTFGESHGKALGCIIDGCPPGVEISEEEIQQDLDRRKPGTSKFTTQRREPDQVEILSGVFEGKTTGTTIGMVIHNTDQRSKDYSKIKDTFRPNHADYGYEQKYGIRDYRGGGRSSARETAMRVAAGAVAKKYLKQRYGIEIRGYMSQLGPIKAEKLDWDQVHQNPFFCPDPDKIPELEEYMNALRKSGDSIGAKITVVASGLMPGLGEPVFDRLDADLAHALMSINAVKGVEIGDGFDCIEQKGSEHRDELTPDGFLSNHSGGISGGISTGQDIVAHIAMKPTSSILLPGKSIDKDGNPVEVVTTGRHDPCVGVRATPIAEAMLAIVLMDHILRHRGQNADVNSTVPVVPASVNE